One region of Sulfuriroseicoccus oceanibius genomic DNA includes:
- a CDS encoding PEP-CTERM sorting domain-containing protein, with protein sequence MKKHLTTGAAMLLLTAAANAAVINFSDDFAGSTRTDPGDDSAATATKHHLNYSETANTTTEIRTQEGPFNNGGTLFLAALANEAQSATYLASNTGLGAGVGDQIWVTSSALTLTADFASNWKDVSAAVTSGFMLEGATSDLIVSWNPGGTNYSVGLGALSITAPTDVVGSSLFSGSASAPTGTTFGTVSLSLIENGANYDFTLTMGGSTNSFSVGQASLGSIEGIGFYNAANGGGGNTNIDNVTLTGITGVAAVPEPSSAALLGLGGVAMILRRRK encoded by the coding sequence ATGAAAAAACACCTCACCACCGGCGCAGCGATGCTGCTTCTAACCGCGGCTGCAAATGCTGCTGTGATCAACTTTAGCGATGACTTCGCAGGTAGCACCAGGACGGATCCAGGTGACGACTCCGCAGCTACCGCAACCAAACATCACCTGAATTATTCGGAAACAGCCAACACCACGACAGAGATCCGAACCCAGGAAGGCCCATTCAATAATGGAGGGACGCTCTTCCTCGCGGCACTCGCGAACGAAGCGCAGAGTGCAACCTATTTGGCGTCCAATACAGGGTTGGGAGCGGGCGTGGGCGATCAAATCTGGGTCACCAGTTCGGCTCTGACTCTGACTGCCGACTTTGCGAGCAACTGGAAGGACGTTTCAGCCGCAGTCACCAGTGGCTTCATGCTTGAAGGAGCAACGAGTGACTTGATTGTCAGCTGGAACCCCGGAGGTACGAACTACTCGGTGGGGCTCGGGGCATTGAGCATCACCGCTCCTACCGATGTGGTGGGGAGTTCGCTTTTCAGTGGCAGCGCGTCGGCTCCTACCGGCACGACCTTTGGAACCGTCAGTCTCTCGCTGATCGAGAATGGAGCCAACTACGACTTCACTCTGACGATGGGAGGGAGCACGAATTCCTTCTCCGTTGGCCAGGCATCGCTCGGATCGATCGAGGGGATTGGTTTCTACAATGCGGCCAACGGTGGTGGAGGTAACACCAATATCGACAACGTCACGCTGACCGGCATTACCGGTGTGGCCGCGGTGCCGGAGCCATCATCGGCTGCGCTGCTCGGATTGGGTGGCGTGGCGATGATCTTGCGCCGTCGCAAGTAG
- a CDS encoding cryptochrome/photolyase family protein, whose amino-acid sequence MSKTTTNTPPAIVWFRRDLRLADNPALAAAVATGAPVLALFLHDAAELEKSGEGGASRWWLHQALRDLGDQIKQLGGALHLKTTTDVESDLLELVREHNACGVFWNRRYEPHGVATDTAIKSALQKAGITAKSFGASLIHEPTDIANQSGKPFQVFTPFWKHCITHEVGQPLTMPDLKDKFANSPAQDIDDLALLPTIPWHEKLADHWNPTRQGGEERLAQFTENAAADYSDQRDIPSIDGTSKLSPWLHFGQISVREIIHQLRTAKVKDVEKSVIRQLYWRDFAHHLMFHFPHSITRSLKEEYDQFPWSADDELAERWRRGKTGYPIIDAALRQLWETGWMHNRVRMIVGSLLVKHMLQPWQTGAEWFADTLVDADLANNIMGWQWVAGSGADAAPYFRIFNPVTQAHRFDPDGDYVRKYLPELAKLPGKSIHEPWNLSKAELEKAGITLGKDYPFPIVDLAGGRKQALDAYEEFKNRKG is encoded by the coding sequence ATGAGCAAAACCACGACTAACACACCCCCCGCCATTGTCTGGTTCCGCCGTGACCTACGCCTGGCGGACAACCCGGCACTCGCCGCTGCCGTGGCCACCGGTGCCCCGGTGCTTGCGCTCTTTCTCCACGACGCAGCGGAGCTCGAAAAGTCCGGCGAAGGGGGCGCATCCCGGTGGTGGCTGCATCAGGCATTGCGTGACTTGGGCGACCAAATCAAACAACTCGGCGGTGCGCTGCATCTAAAGACCACCACCGATGTCGAAAGCGATCTCCTGGAACTCGTCCGTGAGCACAACGCCTGCGGTGTTTTTTGGAACCGCCGCTACGAACCCCACGGCGTCGCCACCGACACCGCAATCAAAAGCGCTCTGCAGAAAGCTGGCATCACCGCCAAGAGCTTCGGTGCCTCGTTGATCCACGAGCCCACCGACATCGCCAACCAATCAGGCAAGCCATTCCAAGTCTTCACTCCATTCTGGAAGCACTGCATCACCCACGAGGTCGGGCAGCCCCTGACCATGCCCGATCTCAAGGACAAGTTCGCCAATTCCCCCGCACAGGACATCGACGATCTCGCGCTCCTGCCCACGATCCCATGGCACGAAAAACTGGCCGACCACTGGAACCCAACCCGCCAGGGAGGGGAAGAACGACTCGCCCAGTTCACCGAAAATGCCGCCGCAGACTACTCCGACCAGCGCGACATCCCGTCGATCGACGGCACCAGCAAGCTCTCGCCATGGCTGCATTTCGGCCAGATCAGCGTGCGTGAAATCATCCACCAGTTGCGCACGGCCAAGGTCAAAGACGTGGAAAAGAGCGTCATCCGCCAGCTCTATTGGCGCGATTTCGCCCACCACTTGATGTTCCACTTCCCTCACTCAATCACCCGCAGCCTGAAGGAGGAATACGATCAATTCCCGTGGTCGGCGGACGATGAGCTGGCCGAACGCTGGCGCCGCGGAAAAACCGGCTACCCCATCATCGACGCCGCCTTGCGCCAGCTGTGGGAAACCGGCTGGATGCACAACCGCGTCCGCATGATCGTCGGCTCGCTGCTGGTCAAACACATGCTCCAACCATGGCAGACCGGTGCCGAATGGTTCGCCGACACCCTGGTCGACGCCGACCTCGCCAACAACATCATGGGATGGCAATGGGTCGCAGGATCCGGTGCCGACGCCGCTCCCTATTTCCGCATCTTCAACCCGGTCACCCAGGCCCACCGCTTCGACCCGGATGGAGACTACGTTCGCAAATACCTCCCCGAACTCGCCAAACTCCCCGGCAAATCCATCCACGAACCGTGGAACCTATCAAAAGCCGAGCTCGAAAAAGCAGGCATCACTCTGGGCAAGGATTATCCATTCCCAATCGTCGACCTCGCAGGAGGTCGCAAACAAGCGCTCGACGCCTACGAAGAATTCAAGAACCGTAAGGGGTAA
- a CDS encoding asparaginase domain-containing protein: protein MIHEPIQIITTGGTIDKIYFDAKSTYQVGCPNIKRVLEELPVTVDYQITPLLQKDSLEITDADRQVLADTIKATPGQRIIVTHGTDTMVESAMALADIQDKTIVFTGALEPAMFKTSDAIFNIGCAIAAVQALPAGIYITMNGRIFPYDNVVKDVENSRFVPRSELS from the coding sequence ATGATCCACGAGCCCATCCAAATCATCACCACCGGCGGCACCATCGATAAAATCTACTTCGATGCCAAAAGCACCTATCAGGTCGGCTGCCCGAATATCAAACGCGTGCTGGAAGAACTACCGGTCACCGTGGATTACCAGATCACCCCGCTGTTGCAAAAAGACAGCCTGGAGATCACCGACGCCGACCGTCAGGTGCTCGCAGACACAATCAAAGCCACCCCCGGCCAACGCATCATCGTCACCCATGGCACCGACACCATGGTCGAGTCCGCCATGGCTCTGGCCGACATTCAGGACAAAACCATCGTCTTCACCGGAGCACTCGAGCCTGCCATGTTCAAAACCAGCGATGCCATCTTCAACATCGGCTGCGCCATCGCCGCGGTGCAAGCCCTGCCCGCCGGCATCTACATCACCATGAACGGCCGTATCTTCCCCTACGACAACGTCGTCAAAGACGTGGAAAACTCCCGCTTCGTCCCACGCTCGGAATTGAGCTAA
- a CDS encoding NAD(P)(+) transhydrogenase (Re/Si-specific) subunit beta, with amino-acid sequence MAVVINLLYIIASVLFIFGIKMLGHADTARSGNRLSAVGMMIAIVATLLYGGLAWPMIIGGVLLGGAIGAIAATRVPMTGMPEMVAIFNGLGGLASLLIGVVEFVKIYTVKGGVETYLTNLAAQSGVTVPAWFAALAIALTILIGGITFTGSLVAWGKLSEKLPGQPISFPGSGILNILLLLTAIGAVVTFTIAPSGACALTTVIVLISAALVLGVLSTIPIGGGDMPVVIALLNSYSGIAAAFAGFIILNNVLVVAGCLVGASGLILTGIMCKAMNRSLGNVLFGGFGSAAGKAGTAMEGEMKAASAEDAYYVLEAARHVVFVPGYGMAVAQAQHAVKELAEILESKGCQVEFAVHPVAGRMPGHMNVLLAEADVPYEQLWEMDAINRVIDTVDVAVVIGANDVVNPAALDDEASPIYGMPIINVHKARTVYCLKRGKGRGFSGLENALFFKDNVRMLYGDAKATLSGLVSEFSE; translated from the coding sequence ATGGCTGTCGTTATCAACCTCCTCTACATCATTGCGTCGGTGCTGTTCATTTTCGGCATCAAGATGCTCGGTCACGCCGACACCGCGCGTAGCGGCAACCGCCTCTCCGCAGTCGGCATGATGATCGCCATCGTCGCCACCTTGCTCTACGGCGGGTTGGCCTGGCCAATGATCATCGGCGGCGTCCTCCTCGGTGGAGCCATCGGCGCCATCGCTGCCACCCGCGTCCCAATGACCGGCATGCCGGAAATGGTCGCAATCTTCAACGGCCTCGGTGGTCTCGCCAGTTTGTTGATCGGTGTGGTCGAGTTCGTCAAAATCTACACCGTCAAAGGCGGCGTTGAGACCTACCTGACCAACCTTGCAGCCCAGAGCGGTGTCACCGTTCCAGCTTGGTTCGCCGCACTGGCCATCGCGCTGACCATCCTCATCGGTGGCATCACGTTCACCGGCAGCTTGGTCGCCTGGGGCAAACTCTCCGAGAAGCTTCCCGGCCAGCCGATCTCGTTCCCGGGCTCCGGCATCCTCAACATCCTGCTCCTGCTCACCGCCATCGGCGCTGTGGTGACCTTCACCATCGCTCCATCCGGCGCATGCGCTCTGACCACCGTCATCGTCCTGATCTCGGCCGCACTCGTGCTCGGCGTGCTCAGCACCATCCCAATCGGTGGTGGCGACATGCCTGTGGTGATCGCCTTGCTCAACTCCTACTCGGGTATCGCAGCTGCGTTCGCAGGATTCATCATCCTCAACAACGTGCTCGTGGTTGCAGGCTGCCTCGTCGGCGCCAGCGGACTCATCCTTACCGGCATCATGTGTAAGGCAATGAACCGCAGCCTCGGCAACGTCCTCTTCGGTGGCTTCGGCTCCGCTGCAGGTAAAGCAGGCACCGCCATGGAAGGCGAAATGAAAGCAGCATCGGCTGAAGACGCCTACTACGTGCTTGAAGCCGCCCGCCACGTGGTCTTCGTCCCTGGTTACGGCATGGCCGTTGCCCAGGCCCAACACGCGGTGAAGGAACTTGCGGAGATCCTCGAGTCCAAAGGCTGCCAGGTCGAGTTCGCCGTGCACCCGGTAGCCGGCCGTATGCCAGGTCACATGAACGTGCTCCTCGCTGAAGCCGACGTTCCTTACGAGCAACTGTGGGAGATGGACGCCATCAACCGCGTGATCGACACCGTCGACGTCGCCGTGGTCATCGGCGCCAACGACGTGGTCAACCCAGCCGCGCTCGATGACGAGGCCAGCCCGATCTACGGCATGCCTATCATCAACGTGCACAAGGCACGCACCGTCTACTGCCTCAAGCGAGGCAAGGGCCGCGGCTTCTCCGGCCTGGAGAACGCGCTCTTCTTCAAAGACAACGTGCGCATGCTCTACGGCGACGCCAAGGCCACCCTCAGCGGACTCGTCAGCGAGTTCAGCGAGTAA
- a CDS encoding NAD(P) transhydrogenase subunit alpha produces MDLAPLLLLLFAFTLAIFLGVELISKVPSQLHTPLMSGSNAISGIAIVGALMALNVGESPVTKWIAFAALVFASVNVVGGYLVTDRMLAMFQAKNKGGKK; encoded by the coding sequence ATGGATTTAGCTCCACTCTTGTTGCTGCTCTTTGCGTTCACACTGGCGATTTTCCTCGGTGTGGAACTGATCTCAAAGGTGCCATCGCAACTGCATACCCCGCTGATGTCGGGATCCAACGCCATCTCCGGCATCGCCATTGTCGGTGCGCTGATGGCTCTCAACGTGGGCGAAAGCCCGGTCACCAAGTGGATCGCCTTCGCGGCCCTCGTCTTCGCCTCTGTCAACGTGGTTGGCGGATACCTGGTGACCGACCGCATGCTCGCCATGTTCCAAGCTAAGAACAAAGGAGGGAAGAAGTAA
- a CDS encoding NAD(P) transhydrogenase subunit alpha — translation MQVFIAKEKESEKRVAAVPDTVRRLVRLGLSVAVETNAGVGSAIPDAAFEEAGATIVGPDAISQADVVLRVQSPPKETIAQLKKGALHISFLNPFSDSSPMADFASASVSAVSLEMMPRTTLAQKMDALSSQASIAGYAAVLMGADASPKILPMMMTPAGTIQPAKYFVIGVGVAGLQAIATAKRLGARVEAFDTRPVVAEQVQSLGAKFVQIDLGEMGQTEQGYAKELTPEQLELQRQGMAKVCSDSDVVITTAKLFGRPAPLLLTKDMLKGMAPGSVIVDLAASPTGGNVEGSKPGETVITEEGVQIIGCDTIENHSAQDASLMFASNLVNFIEHFWDEEAKTIKLDREDEIIAGCLMTHEGAIVHEKFANA, via the coding sequence ATGCAGGTTTTTATCGCTAAAGAAAAGGAATCCGAGAAGCGGGTTGCCGCCGTGCCAGACACGGTGCGCCGTCTGGTTCGCCTCGGGTTGTCCGTCGCAGTGGAAACCAACGCGGGAGTCGGGAGTGCTATCCCAGACGCCGCATTCGAAGAAGCTGGTGCCACCATCGTGGGACCTGACGCCATCAGCCAGGCCGATGTCGTGCTTCGTGTGCAGTCCCCGCCGAAAGAGACCATTGCTCAATTGAAAAAAGGAGCGCTGCACATCAGCTTCCTCAACCCATTCTCCGACAGTTCCCCGATGGCCGACTTTGCTAGTGCAAGCGTCAGCGCAGTGAGCTTGGAGATGATGCCGCGTACCACGCTCGCTCAGAAAATGGATGCGCTGAGCTCACAGGCCAGCATCGCCGGATATGCCGCCGTTCTCATGGGAGCGGACGCATCGCCGAAGATCCTACCAATGATGATGACCCCGGCCGGCACCATCCAGCCAGCCAAGTACTTCGTCATCGGCGTCGGCGTCGCAGGCCTTCAGGCCATCGCTACCGCCAAGCGTCTCGGCGCACGCGTCGAAGCCTTCGACACCCGCCCGGTGGTTGCCGAGCAAGTCCAGTCGCTCGGTGCCAAGTTCGTTCAGATCGACCTCGGCGAAATGGGCCAAACTGAACAAGGCTACGCCAAAGAGCTCACACCAGAGCAACTCGAACTCCAGCGCCAAGGCATGGCCAAAGTCTGCAGCGACTCGGATGTGGTCATCACCACCGCCAAGTTGTTCGGCCGCCCTGCCCCACTGCTCCTTACCAAGGACATGCTCAAGGGAATGGCTCCGGGCAGCGTGATCGTCGACCTGGCAGCCTCCCCAACCGGCGGCAACGTCGAAGGATCAAAGCCAGGCGAAACCGTGATCACCGAAGAAGGCGTCCAGATCATCGGATGCGACACCATTGAGAACCACTCGGCGCAAGACGCCAGCCTCATGTTCGCCTCCAACCTGGTCAACTTCATCGAGCACTTCTGGGACGAAGAAGCCAAGACAATCAAGCTCGACCGCGAGGACGAGATCATTGCCGGCTGCCTGATGACCCACGAAGGCGCGATCGTCCATGAAAAATTCGCCAATGCCTAA
- a CDS encoding RluA family pseudouridine synthase, with the protein MEITVTDHIGERLDVFVTRHAPDLSRSRIQSLIKSGDIQLNHAKAKPKQPVGSGDVVTIQIPDPKPIEAQPQDIPVDVLYEDDELIVLNKAEGMVVHPAAGNEDGTIVNALLHHCRGKLSGIGGHERPGIVHRLDKDTSGCLVVAKSDIAHRSLVEQFSTRTTDKVYLAVTQGTPSKPEGRVFTNIGRHPVNRMKMAVVDPGSGKASITDYKVVATDHSTDSSLVVCTLHTGRTHQIRVHMLHLGHPLIGDPIYAKPARQSAKTGRLMLHAWRLSIDHPVTGERLDFEAPIPKAYDRWIKLWNDEVTGA; encoded by the coding sequence ATGGAAATCACGGTCACAGATCATATCGGCGAACGCTTGGACGTCTTCGTGACCCGCCATGCCCCGGACCTTTCACGCTCGCGCATCCAGTCCTTGATCAAGTCCGGCGACATCCAGCTCAACCACGCCAAGGCCAAACCCAAGCAACCCGTGGGCAGCGGCGACGTGGTGACCATCCAAATTCCGGATCCAAAGCCCATCGAGGCCCAGCCCCAGGACATCCCGGTCGACGTCCTCTACGAAGACGACGAACTCATCGTGCTCAACAAAGCCGAAGGCATGGTCGTCCACCCCGCCGCCGGCAACGAAGACGGCACCATCGTCAACGCGCTGCTCCACCATTGCCGCGGGAAACTCTCCGGCATCGGCGGCCACGAACGCCCTGGCATCGTCCACCGCCTCGACAAAGACACCTCGGGCTGCCTGGTTGTCGCCAAATCCGACATCGCACACCGCTCGCTGGTGGAACAATTCTCCACCCGCACCACAGACAAAGTCTACCTCGCCGTCACCCAGGGCACGCCGAGCAAACCCGAAGGCCGCGTCTTCACTAACATCGGCCGCCATCCAGTCAACCGCATGAAGATGGCCGTCGTCGACCCAGGCTCGGGCAAAGCGTCCATCACCGACTACAAAGTCGTCGCCACCGACCACTCCACCGACAGCTCACTCGTCGTCTGCACGCTGCACACCGGACGCACCCACCAAATCCGCGTCCACATGCTACATCTCGGGCACCCGCTCATCGGCGACCCGATCTACGCCAAGCCCGCCCGCCAGAGCGCCAAGACCGGCCGCCTCATGCTCCACGCCTGGCGTCTGTCCATTGACCACCCCGTCACCGGCGAGCGCCTCGACTTCGAAGCTCCGATCCCAAAAGCCTACGACCGCTGGATCAAGCTGTGGAATGACGAGGTCACGGGCGCTTGA
- the trxB gene encoding thioredoxin-disulfide reductase, producing MENVVIIGTGCAGYTAAIYTGRANLNPLILAGTQIGGQLTTTTEVENFPGFPDGIMGPELMMNMQTQATKFGARVEYKSALNVEKQEDGTFKIQVGEDEFIESKTVIVATGAAPRHLGLPNEKELIGHGLTSCATCDGAFYRDVPVAVVGGGDSACEEADFLTRFASKVYLVHRRDELRASKIMAERALANEKIEPLWNSTIAEYLTDDEGEVRAMLLEDTQNGEQREVEVKCVFVAIGHTPNTSFLEGTCELDENGYLLQKHGMQTSVEGIFAAGDVADHEYRQAITAAGQGCAAALEAERYLANLGA from the coding sequence ATGGAAAACGTAGTTATCATCGGAACTGGCTGCGCCGGCTATACCGCGGCGATTTACACCGGACGTGCGAACTTGAACCCACTGATCCTTGCTGGAACGCAGATCGGCGGTCAGCTGACCACCACCACCGAGGTGGAGAACTTCCCAGGCTTCCCTGACGGAATCATGGGTCCTGAGCTCATGATGAACATGCAGACCCAGGCGACCAAGTTCGGCGCCCGCGTCGAGTACAAGAGCGCTCTCAACGTGGAGAAGCAGGAAGATGGTACTTTCAAGATTCAGGTTGGCGAAGATGAGTTCATCGAATCGAAGACCGTGATCGTGGCGACCGGTGCCGCGCCGCGTCACCTCGGGTTGCCAAACGAGAAAGAATTGATCGGCCACGGTCTGACATCGTGCGCGACCTGTGACGGTGCATTCTACCGCGACGTGCCTGTGGCAGTGGTGGGCGGCGGCGACTCCGCATGTGAAGAAGCTGACTTCCTCACTCGTTTCGCCAGCAAGGTCTACCTCGTACACCGCCGCGACGAACTGCGTGCCTCGAAGATCATGGCCGAGCGTGCGCTTGCCAACGAGAAGATCGAACCTCTCTGGAACTCGACCATCGCCGAGTACCTCACCGACGACGAAGGCGAAGTGCGTGCCATGTTGCTGGAAGATACCCAGAACGGCGAGCAGCGCGAAGTGGAAGTGAAGTGTGTGTTCGTGGCAATCGGGCACACTCCTAACACCTCGTTCCTCGAGGGGACCTGCGAGTTGGACGAAAACGGCTACCTGCTCCAGAAGCACGGAATGCAGACCAGCGTTGAGGGCATCTTCGCCGCCGGTGACGTGGCAGACCACGAGTACCGCCAGGCAATCACAGCTGCGGGTCAGGGATGCGCCGCCGCTCTGGAAGCCGAGCGCTACCTCGCCAACCTTGGCGCGTAA
- the purE gene encoding 5-(carboxyamino)imidazole ribonucleotide mutase, translating into MSNTETVYQSTDRPVVGIIMGSTSDWPTMEHAANILEEFGVPYENKVVSAHRTPELLVDYATKAVERGIKVIIAGAGGAAHLPGMTASMTSLPVLGVPVQSKALSGLDSLLSIVQMPGGVPVQTLAIGNAGAKNAGLSAVAILALGSDDLRAKLDAYRAKQTAAVYDSQNDLPVPASTPVEL; encoded by the coding sequence ATGTCGAACACAGAAACCGTTTATCAGTCGACCGACCGCCCCGTGGTTGGAATCATCATGGGCAGCACGTCGGATTGGCCGACCATGGAGCACGCCGCCAACATCCTTGAGGAGTTTGGCGTGCCGTATGAGAACAAGGTGGTGAGTGCCCACCGTACTCCCGAGTTGCTTGTCGATTACGCGACCAAGGCGGTGGAGCGCGGGATCAAAGTGATCATCGCCGGTGCGGGTGGCGCGGCGCATTTGCCGGGCATGACCGCGTCGATGACGTCGCTGCCTGTGTTGGGCGTGCCGGTGCAGTCGAAGGCACTGAGTGGTTTGGATTCGTTGTTGTCGATCGTGCAGATGCCTGGCGGTGTGCCGGTGCAGACGCTGGCGATTGGCAATGCGGGGGCGAAGAACGCAGGGCTTTCCGCTGTGGCGATCCTTGCGCTTGGCAGCGATGACCTGCGCGCCAAGTTGGACGCGTACCGTGCAAAGCAGACTGCGGCTGTTTACGACAGCCAGAACGACCTGCCTGTGCCGGCATCGACACCGGTTGAATTGTAA
- a CDS encoding 5-(carboxyamino)imidazole ribonucleotide synthase has protein sequence MSSDTSIQPPATIGVVGGGQLGRMMVLEARRMGFRTVVFTDEAPGCPGGQVADEEINATFDDAEAKEDFLSKIDVCTYEFENIPADFIASIEAELPVHPSKFALETCQHREREKLFLRGHDIPCAPFAVVDSAESLADALEQIGTPCVLKTAAFGYDGKGQIKISEAPVDAAAVEKIWSDLDAPRGVLEGWVNFVAEVSVVAARGIGGSFAPFPVSENIHTNHILDTTIVPARISDESAASAVALAKSVGDALGYVGVFAVELFLLEDGSLVVNEIAPRPHNSGHYTIDACDVSQFGMQIRAVAGLPLSAPRLLRPVAMVNLLGDVWPEAEVHPDWSPVLDDQDARLHLYGKRIARAGRKMGHFCVLADDAETAYMKSQEIMGELKR, from the coding sequence ATGAGCAGCGATACTTCGATTCAGCCACCGGCGACCATTGGCGTGGTTGGTGGTGGGCAGTTGGGCCGCATGATGGTGCTGGAAGCCCGGCGCATGGGGTTCCGCACCGTGGTCTTTACCGATGAGGCACCGGGTTGCCCGGGTGGCCAGGTGGCGGATGAGGAGATCAACGCGACCTTCGATGACGCCGAGGCCAAGGAGGACTTCCTTTCGAAGATCGACGTCTGCACTTACGAGTTCGAGAACATTCCGGCGGACTTCATTGCTTCGATCGAGGCGGAGCTGCCGGTGCATCCGAGCAAGTTCGCGTTGGAGACCTGCCAGCATCGCGAGCGCGAGAAGCTCTTCCTCCGCGGCCACGATATCCCATGTGCGCCGTTTGCGGTGGTCGATTCGGCCGAGTCTCTGGCGGACGCGCTGGAGCAAATTGGCACTCCTTGTGTGCTCAAGACCGCAGCGTTCGGCTACGACGGCAAAGGACAGATCAAGATCAGCGAGGCTCCTGTGGATGCCGCGGCGGTGGAGAAAATCTGGAGCGATCTGGATGCCCCGCGTGGCGTGCTGGAAGGCTGGGTCAACTTTGTGGCCGAGGTTTCAGTCGTGGCGGCTCGTGGTATCGGTGGCTCGTTTGCGCCATTCCCGGTTTCCGAGAACATTCACACCAACCACATTCTCGACACGACGATCGTGCCAGCCCGCATCAGCGACGAGTCCGCGGCCTCTGCGGTGGCGTTGGCGAAGTCGGTGGGTGATGCGCTCGGTTATGTCGGCGTGTTCGCTGTGGAGTTGTTCCTGCTTGAGGACGGCTCGCTGGTGGTCAACGAGATCGCACCGCGTCCGCACAACTCGGGTCACTACACGATCGATGCGTGTGACGTCAGTCAGTTCGGGATGCAGATCCGTGCGGTGGCTGGCCTGCCGTTGAGTGCGCCACGTTTGTTGCGTCCTGTGGCAATGGTGAACCTGCTCGGTGATGTTTGGCCTGAGGCCGAAGTGCATCCGGATTGGTCGCCGGTGCTCGACGACCAGGATGCTCGTCTCCATTTGTACGGCAAGCGGATTGCCCGCGCAGGTCGCAAGATGGGGCACTTCTGCGTGCTGGCCGATGATGCGGAGACCGCGTACATGAAGTCGCAGGAGATTATGGGCGAGCTGAAGCGCTAG
- a CDS encoding outer membrane protein encodes MKATISLLIASVGIAAAGTAPKQIAIEPIDVAPSYGVGQYFSLQGGINAYQNYEGTIRRTIGGESYALEAKEKIGGVGGIKWGYGWDGETVKPAIELDAFYNGVDVGLDLRDSSGSNVGSATARFDTGAFLINGILRFDTDSAFLPYLGVGIGGWVGQTEDTRVTIGGSSARISDNDTNGDLAAQAIAGCDYFYNDTTSIYIEYKYLNYWGADLPSDDPVQQHIVVAGLKWFF; translated from the coding sequence ATGAAAGCTACAATCAGCCTCCTCATTGCCTCCGTCGGCATCGCCGCCGCAGGAACCGCTCCAAAACAAATCGCCATCGAACCAATCGATGTCGCACCAAGTTATGGGGTCGGCCAGTACTTCTCACTCCAGGGAGGTATCAACGCCTACCAAAACTATGAGGGCACCATCCGCCGGACCATCGGCGGTGAAAGCTACGCCCTCGAAGCCAAGGAGAAGATCGGCGGCGTCGGCGGCATCAAGTGGGGCTACGGCTGGGACGGAGAGACCGTCAAGCCCGCCATTGAACTCGACGCCTTCTACAACGGCGTCGATGTCGGACTCGACCTCCGTGACTCCAGCGGCAGCAACGTCGGCAGCGCCACCGCCCGCTTCGATACCGGAGCCTTCCTCATCAACGGCATCCTCCGCTTCGACACCGATTCCGCCTTCCTGCCATACCTTGGCGTCGGCATCGGCGGCTGGGTCGGCCAAACCGAAGACACCCGTGTCACCATCGGCGGATCCTCGGCTCGCATCAGCGATAACGACACCAACGGAGACCTCGCCGCCCAGGCAATCGCCGGCTGCGACTACTTCTACAACGACACCACCAGCATCTACATTGAGTACAAATATCTCAACTACTGGGGTGCCGACCTCCCAAGCGACGATCCAGTGCAACAACACATCGTCGTCGCCGGTCTGAAGTGGTTCTTCTAA
- the rpsI gene encoding 30S ribosomal protein S9, whose translation MSEATTNTICATGRRKTAVARVRLQPGTGEITINGRAFEDYFGTVTLQNAVLAPLQLTESLKKYDLAVNTHGGGLSGQVGAIQLGIARALIQFDAELRPALKAAGFLRRDPRMKERKKAGQPGARKKFQFSKR comes from the coding sequence ATGAGCGAAGCAACGACGAACACCATCTGCGCAACCGGACGCCGCAAAACCGCGGTAGCACGCGTTCGCCTTCAGCCAGGAACCGGCGAGATCACCATCAACGGCCGTGCCTTCGAAGACTACTTCGGCACCGTCACACTGCAGAACGCAGTGCTCGCCCCACTCCAACTGACCGAGTCTCTCAAGAAGTACGACCTCGCAGTCAACACCCACGGCGGTGGACTCAGCGGCCAGGTCGGTGCCATCCAGCTTGGCATCGCCCGTGCTCTGATTCAGTTCGACGCTGAGCTTCGCCCAGCCCTCAAGGCTGCCGGCTTCCTTCGCCGCGACCCTCGCATGAAGGAGCGTAAGAAGGCAGGTCAGCCAGGCGCACGTAAGAAGTTCCAGTTCTCCAAGCGTTAA